The Anaerosoma tenue genome has a window encoding:
- a CDS encoding diguanylate cyclase yields the protein METAQHQMGMRRFTIQLVVAAIVFTALTFTAIYARSRALLYESLRDQAANHFDLIVTARAWNAHQNGVWVVMRDGVEPNPYLDDLGVDAVIETTDGRQLTLRNPAIMADEISQLLKTRRGITYHLVALEPVNPYNTPDEWERDVLLGFDDSDEPQWTIDHQEQMFRYMRPLKVEGACVPCHQAQSYEIGQVAGATTVEIPMASLNDRLRGNVVTLVILGTLSAMAATGSILLMTRRLNAQVSDARNRLVDVARTDELTGLLNRRGTLARLETEVARSARTGTPLALAMLDLDHFKNVNDTFGHSVGDEMLRHFARLVDDESRSYDIVGRLGGEEFLLIAPETDLEEAAIVAERIRTRVAAEPLRMNGEPIPMTVSIGVTELTDGEDIDALLLRADAAMYAAKDAGRDQVVAG from the coding sequence GTGGAGACTGCACAACATCAGATGGGGATGCGCCGCTTCACCATACAGTTGGTGGTAGCGGCTATCGTCTTCACCGCTCTCACGTTCACCGCCATCTACGCCCGATCACGCGCGCTCCTCTACGAGTCGCTCCGCGACCAGGCGGCGAACCACTTCGATCTTATCGTGACCGCTCGCGCATGGAACGCGCATCAGAACGGCGTGTGGGTGGTGATGCGCGATGGCGTGGAACCCAACCCCTACCTCGACGACCTCGGCGTGGACGCGGTGATCGAGACGACAGACGGGCGACAGCTCACGCTGCGGAATCCCGCCATCATGGCCGATGAGATATCGCAGCTTCTCAAGACGCGGCGGGGTATCACCTACCACCTGGTGGCGCTCGAACCGGTGAACCCCTACAACACGCCGGATGAGTGGGAGCGGGATGTCCTGCTCGGCTTCGACGACAGTGACGAGCCGCAGTGGACCATCGACCACCAGGAGCAGATGTTCCGCTACATGCGTCCGCTCAAGGTGGAGGGCGCGTGCGTGCCGTGCCACCAGGCGCAGAGCTACGAGATCGGCCAGGTGGCGGGAGCCACCACCGTGGAGATTCCGATGGCGTCGCTCAACGACCGCCTTCGCGGCAACGTGGTGACGCTCGTGATCCTCGGAACGCTCTCGGCGATGGCGGCGACCGGCTCGATCCTGCTGATGACGCGCAGACTGAACGCGCAGGTGAGCGATGCGCGCAACCGGCTCGTGGACGTGGCGCGCACCGACGAGCTCACTGGCCTGCTCAACCGCCGCGGAACGCTCGCCCGGCTGGAGACCGAGGTTGCCCGCTCGGCACGCACGGGCACGCCGCTCGCCCTGGCGATGCTCGACCTCGACCACTTCAAGAACGTGAACGACACGTTCGGCCACAGCGTTGGCGACGAGATGCTCCGCCACTTCGCGCGGCTGGTGGATGACGAGAGCCGTTCGTACGACATCGTCGGCAGGCTGGGCGGCGAGGAGTTCCTGCTCATCGCGCCCGAGACCGACCTGGAGGAAGCGGCGATCGTGGCCGAGCGCATCCGCACACGAGTGGCCGCTGAGCCGCTCCGCATGAACGGCGAGCCCATACCCATGACCGTGAGCATCGGCGTGACCGAGCTGACAGACGGTGAGGATATCGACGCGCTGTTGTTGCGGGCCGATGCGGCGATGTACGCCGCGAAGGACGCCGGGCGCGACCAGGTGGTGGCCGGCTGA